In Nicotiana tabacum cultivar K326 chromosome 2, ASM71507v2, whole genome shotgun sequence, the following proteins share a genomic window:
- the LOC107785203 gene encoding early nodulin-like protein 9, translating into MAQTSSRSSRNVFNVLGLLSLFIMFQNANSFEFKVGGSGDWSVPSYPNSYNQWAERSRFQIGDSLSFNYPADKDSVLLVNKADYDNCNTASPIEKYSDGHSVVKFNQSGPFYFISGVHDNCVKNEKLHAVVMADRSNRNQTAASPPPSPSADEVPPSPAPSGEEAPSPPTGSVEINPTAAPSQESSPPKNGASSIAVSFVGSTTAFIGSLFLLGF; encoded by the exons ATGGCTCAAACAAGTTCAAGATCAAGTAGAAACGTCTTTAATGTTTTGGGCTTGCTCAGTCTTTTCATAATgttccaaaatgccaactcttTCGAGTTCAAAGTTGGAGGTTCTGGAGATTGGAGTGTCCCTTCATATCCCAATAGTTACAACCAGTGGGCCGAGAGGAGTCGATTCCAAATTGGTGACAGTTtat CTTTTAACTACCCTGCTGATAAAGACTCAGTGCTTCTTGTAAACAAGGCAGACTATGATAATTGCAACACAGCTTCTCCAATTGAGAAGTATAGCGATGGACACAGTGTGGTCAAATTTAACCAATCTGGACCATTCTACTTCATTAGTGGGGTTCATGACAACTGTGTCAAGAATGAAAAGTTACATGCTGTGGTTATGGCAGATAGAAGCAACCGCAACCAAACAGCAGCATCTCCTCCACCTTCTCCATCAGCAGATGAAGTTCCCCCATCTCCGGCCCCGTCCGGCGAAGAGGCCCCGTCACCACCTACAGGCTCAGTAGAGATCAACCCAACTGCAGCACCTTCTCAAGAATCATCTCCTCCAAAGAATGGCGCTTCTTCGATCGCCGTGAGCTTTGTTGGCTCCACTACAGCTTTTATTGGCTCCTTGTTCCTCCTAGGATTCTGA